In the Oncorhynchus nerka isolate Pitt River linkage group LG2, Oner_Uvic_2.0, whole genome shotgun sequence genome, one interval contains:
- the LOC135574329 gene encoding sialidase-like, which produces MVQFRRTSQAIPTASDLADSLVSPTASDLADSLVSPTASDLADSLVSPTASDLADSLVSPTASDPADSLVSPTASDPADSLVSPTASDLADSLVSPTASDLADSLVSPTASDLADSLVSPTASDLADSLVSPTASDLADSLVSPTASDLADSLVSPTASDLADSLVSPTASDLADSLVSPTASDLADSLVSPTASDLADSLVSPTASDLADSLVSPTASDLADSLVSPTASDLADSLVSPTASDLADSLVSPTASDLADSLVSPTASDLADSLNTCFVCKLCLSVGVCPWISINIKTRQRCH; this is translated from the coding sequence atggtccaattcaggAGAACATCCCaggccatccctactgcctctgatctggcggactcactggtcagccctactgcctctgatctggcagactcactggtcagccctactgcctctgatctggcggactcactggtcagccctactgcctctgatctggcggactcactggtcagccctactgcctctgatccggCGGACTCACTGGTcagccctactgcctctgatccggCAGACTCACTGGTcagccctactgcctctgatctggcggactcactggtcagccctactgcctctgatctggcggactcactggtcagccctactgcctctgatctggcggactcactggtcagccctactgcctctgatctggcagactcactggtcagccctactgcctctgatctggcggactcactggtcagccctactgcctctgatctggcggactcactggtcagccctactgcctctgatctggcggactcactggtCAGCCCTACTGCCTccgatctggcggactcactggtCAGCCCTACTGCCTccgatctggcggactcactggtCAGCCCTACTGCCTccgatctggcggactcactggtcagccctactgcctctgatctggcggactcactggtcagccctactgcctctgatctggcggactcactggtcagccctactgcctctgatctggcggactcactggtcagccctactgcctctgatctggcggactcactggtcagccctactgcctctgatctggcagactcactggtcagccctactgcctctgatctggcagactcactgaacacatgctttgtttgtaaattatgtctgagtgttggagtgtgtccctggatATCCATAAATATAAAAACAAGACAACGGTGCCATTAG